The genomic segment GCTTCGCTGCGCAAGCAGCAGGAAGCCGCCAAGCTGCTGCAAAGCAAGGAGCTGAATGCCGTAATAAAGGCGCAGCTGGAGCAAACGAAGCAAGCTGTCCAGCTCGCCAAGCTGGATATTAGAAATAAAACCGAGGCCTACAGCAAGCTTAAGGCCGCTACTGTGCTGAAAGCGAAGCAGACGCGAGCCATATTGGAGACTGCTTCCTCGCAGCGTATCAAAATCCGCTCCGCCAAAAGCAGCATATCCAGCAGCCGCAAGCTTATTACGGCCGAGGGCAAGCTATTGACCCAAGCTGTGAAGAAAGGCGATGCCGCATCCGCTTCGCGCTCCTTCGCTAAGTTGCTGACGCTGCAGCAAAGCATTCTGGATAAAAAGCAGGCGATCAACAGCAGCGAGGAGCAGATCGCCGCTATTATTACGAAGGCGAATACACTGCTCTCTTCATAAGGCGACGTCCAATTATTTATATCCATAGCAAACACCCCTTAGAATGTCATCGAGCTAACCAGTTGGTTATCCCATGTTTATTCTAAGGGGTGAATTTCATCCTATTTGTTGTTTAATGGGACGCTTAAATAAATGGTCTGCGGTCCAATACCAATTGCAGGGGCCGATCCGTAAGGACAAGTTCTGGAACCAGCTGTTGAATGACTGCAAGGCCGCTTACAGCGCCGCAGAGCGAATGCAAATCTTCGAACGGCTCTGCTGGCGATTGTTCGCCCAGCTTCTCGATATAGGCAAGGAAAGGTGCAGCCGATTCCCGAACAACAGCAAGCACTTCCTCGCGGCGATAGGACGTTTGCTTCAGGCAGCAGCCCAGCACGTATACCCAATCGATTTCGAAAAAGGAAAGCTGCTCCTTCGGCTGCTCCCACCGCTCGCTGTGGAACAAGGCGATGCAAGTATCGACCAATGCCTCCACATAAGGAATAGACTGCTCGCGATAAGCCATATTAAACAGGTAATGAAAGCTGCCAGCCAAGTGATGGAAGAGCGGCGCACCGCGCAGCTCGCCATCTCCATCAACAATGCAGCCTTTGCGCCATAAGCCCGTTGCCGGATCAGCCTGCTCCTTTAACCAGTCGAAGTACCAGGCTTCCCACGCAGCGTCTACTTCCTGCGCGAGCACCAGACTTGCGAAGACGCCGGAGCCCTTCTGCGATTCTCCCCAAGGCTGCTGTACCCAATCCAGCTGCTCCAGCAATTCGTAAAGCCCAGCTTTGCTTCTATAGGCTGCAAATTGCTGAAGCGGATAAAGTGGCTTGCCATCAAAAAGCTCCAAAGCCGATATTGCGAACGCCGCGCTATGCAGCTCATTATGGTAAAGCCCGCGGAACATGCCGCTGCCTTGCTCCTGAAAGCTTTGCAGCGCCTGCTTCCATGCGGATTTCTCCGCTTCTGCTTCCGGCAGCCCGTTCACCGTGTATAGCAGATTGGCGGCATCCGCCGTCCCATAGACATCGCTCCGGCCTGCCTGCTTGTCCGCATGAAGGAAGCGTTCGTAGAACATCCCATTCGCATCCTTGGCGAGGTGAGCATCAAGTGTCAGCAGCACCCGATTGATGAATGGTTGCGCCTTTATAGCCATTGCCTCATCCCCCTTTGCCTATTGCAAGATCTGATCGATCAGCGCCAGCTCTTCATCGGTGAAATGAGCAACAGCAAGCGCCTGTACGGCATCTTCAATCTGGCTGACTTTGCTGGCGCCAATAAGCGCGGAAGTCACGCGTCCGCCACGCAGCACCCATGCCAGCGCCATTTGCGACAGCTTCTGGCCGCGGCCAGCTGCCATTTCGTTCAACTTGCGCAGCTTAACAATAAGCTCATCGGTAATTTCCTCTGGACGCAGAAACACGCTTGGGCCAGCCGCACGCGAATCTGGAGCAATGCCATTCAAATAGCGATCGCTCAACATCCCTTTCGCAAGCGGGGAAAATACGATGGAGCCAATCCCCTCTTCCTCCAGCACGTCCAGCAAGCCATCCTCAACATGGCGATTAATCATGGAGTAGCTCGGCTGGTGAATCAGACAAGGCGTACCCAGCTGCTTCAAAATGCGCGATGCCTCACGCGTCTGCTCCGGCTTATAGTTGGACAACCCAACATACAGCGCTTTGCCTTGGCGTACAATGAGATCAAGCGCAGCCATCGTTTCCTCCAGCGGCGTATTTGGATCTGGACGGTGATGATAGAATATATCGACATAATCAAGTCCCATGCGCTTCAAGCTTTGGTCAAGGCTCGACACCAAATATTTTTTGGAGCCAAAATCGCCGTAAGGCCCTTCCCACATGCCGTAACCGGCTTTCGTCGAAATAATTAATTCGTCGCGGTAAGCCCCAAAGTCGGCTTTCAAAATGCTGCCGAACGTTTGCTCAGCAGAGCCCGGAGGCGGTCCGTAGTTATTCGCCAGGTCGAAATGCGTTATGCCAAGGTCGAATGCCCGTCTAACCATTTCTCTGCCTTTCTCTACGGAATCAATACCGCCAAAATTATGCCACAGCCCTAACGAAATAGCAGGCAGCTTCAATCCGCTTCTCCCACTGCGATTATATGTCATAGTGTCATATCGATTATGACTTGCCAAATAGCTCATTCATTTGTTCCTCCTCAGGTTTAATATAAACCTATTGTAGCGGGAAACGACTATGAATCCTATGTCAGCAAGGATGATGTTTATGGAATAATGTCCTTTTTTAAAATATAGGGAGTATATGGTTTTCCCATCCGTTCTCTATACTTCTACGCGCAGCAGCAGCTTTGCCGCCAAAGGACGGCTTCAGCCGTTTACGTTTGTAAAATAACTATTCAAAATTGCGTGGAGGTGTTCCCTTTACTTTTTTGAACATTTTAGAAAAAAGCAGCGCATCTTGATACCCTACGGATCGCGCTACCTCACTGATGCTGTAGATGCCCTTCCCTAACAGCTCACAAGCTTTATTCATCCGATAGTTAAGCAAATACTGCTGCGGCGGCATGCCCACAGCCTCTTTAAACAGAAAAGACAAATATTTGCGATCCAGGCCGAGTACGTCAGCGAGCTGCTCCATCGTAATTCGTTCACTGTAATGGGCGTGCAGAAATTCCATGCTTCGGTGAATGTAAGCTTCCTGCTTGCGTGCGGCATTGCTGCTATTGCTTTCCGTTAAAGGAACAAGCTCGACAAGCAGCGATAAAAACTCATACAAAATGGCTTGAAGGCGCAAATCACTGCTGGCTTGGTGGGATACAGCTTCCGTCAACTGGTCATACAACGTCGGCATCAGCTTCATATCCATGGGAAATACGGGGTTTTCTGGCGTAATCGATGTCCGGGCGATGATTTGGGCAGCCTGCTCTCCAAAAAAACCGATCCAGGAGTACGTCCACGGGTCCTTCTCGTCCGATTCATAAGAAATAAGCACCTGTGGATAAATGAGGAAGGCTTGTCCGGCTGTAAGCGTGTAGGTTTTGCCCGCCACCTTCACAGTCCCTTTTCCTTTATGAATGAAATGCAGTTTAAAGTTTTCCCTTACGATTGGCCCTATGAGATGGCAAGGCTTGCATGCCTCTTTGCCCCAATAAAGCAAATACATATCCGGGCCATCACGAAAGGGACGCTCCGGATTATACTGAAACACTGCCATGATGACCTTCATCCCTCTCTACGCTATCTTGCATCGTGATGTGGCGAACGTCTGCTGCAACAGGGCAATACCACTCATGATTTCTCTATATAAAAACAGCCCCTATACTGGGGGCGCTGCTTTTTGGATGCTTTCCGATAATAATAGCACAGTTTTCAAACATCTGACACAATTAAACGGATGCAATTTTTTAATAATAAATGCCCTTTTCAGCCTTAGCTTTTCACATGATTGAATGAAATTACACCGTATTAAACTATGTTTAATTAATAAAATATCATTTTCATGCGATTTCAATTAAATTCACTAAAAAAAGCAGGGCGAGGTTTTCCTCTCCCTGCTTTTATCGTTTTTTACTGTGCCGTTTACTCTGCTTTGCTGACCCGGAGCATTCCTTATTCGTGACCTTCGAATAAAGCGGCTAATTTCTCAATCGCCTGATCCTCGTCCGGACCTTCAGCCGTGAGCTTGATCGGCGTGCCCTTCATAATATCGAGCGCCATTAGGCCCAAAATGCTTTTGCCATCGGAAATAATGTTTTTCGCTTGCCAAATGACGCGGATCTCGGATTCGAAGGAAGACGCAAGCGTCGTGAATTCTTTTGCAAACAAGACATTGAAGCCGTTTTGCTTCGTTAACGTATCATGCGATTTCATCTTTGTCAGCACCTTTCATTCAGAGTATGTGTTTGCAGCTTCGTATTAAGCTTTTTTAACAGCTTTCAATTCAGCTACAATTTGCGGATACAATTTATCCAGCTTGTGGAAATACAAAATGACCATCTGCAATACCCCTAAAATAATCGGCAAATAAATAAACATGAAGTGAATCGCGCTGCTTGCGGAAGAGCTGATTGTCTCTTGTCCTCCGATATATCCGCCAATCGCCAGCCCCCAGCCAATAATAGCTGCGCCCAGACCGCTGCCCGCTTTCGTACCAAAGCTTCCTGCGCTGTATACGAGTCCTTCCGTACGCACGCCTGTTTTCCATTCGCCGTATTCTACGGTGTCGGCCAGCATGGCGAAAATCGTACCAAGAATTGGCGTCATGCCAAGCGCCTTGACCACCAAACCAACAATTACAAAGGTAACATTCGTTGGATCCATTAATATAATCAGCGAGCCTAAAATCATAATAAAGCTTCCGACAAGCGCCACATTCCGTTTGCCGTACTTCTTGATAAGCGGAGCAATCAAGAACAAGCCGACTGCAATAGGAATCAATCCGGCAAAGCTTAGAAGGCCCAGCAGCTCAGCATCATTCAACATGTACTGTGCGTAATAAATATTCAAACCATTCATGCCGTAGTTTGTGTAAACAGTGACAGCGAATAGCAGCATAATCGCCCAATATTTATTGCGGAATAGCGCTCCCAAGCCTTGCTTGAACGGGATTTCTTTTTGCGACACGGAAGGTTTTACGCGCTCACGTGTCGATTTAAAGGTAATGAAAAACATAATGAGAGATAAAACGCCATAAATCGTGAAGGTCAAAATCCAGCCTTTTTCGCCGCCGCCAAATGCTTTAACAAGCGGTTGCGTCGCGAAGCTGACGCCGATCGCCCCTGCAAGCGCGCCAAGCATACGAACGATATTGAGTACCGAACGCTGATAGCCGTCCTGTGTAACAAGCGAGTTCAACACCCCATATGGAATGTTAATAAACGAATAAATAAAATTCATGAGCAAATAAGTAACATAGGCATACACGAGAGCTCCGCCGGGTCCGACATCAGGGAACGTAAAGAGCAATACGCCTGATGCGGCGAATGGAACCATCATCCATAGCAGCCATGGACGAGCTTTGCCATGCTTATTTTTCGTTTTGTCTACCAATGCCCCTACACCGACGTCAAGGAAGGCATCCAATATGCGGGCAATCAGCATCATCGTTCCGATTGCGCCTGCGGCAAGTCCCATTACGTCCGTATAATAATACGTTAGAAACGTAGCCGCACCTGTAAAGATAAG from the Paenibacillus sp. BIHB 4019 genome contains:
- a CDS encoding aldo/keto reductase, with the protein product MSYLASHNRYDTMTYNRSGRSGLKLPAISLGLWHNFGGIDSVEKGREMVRRAFDLGITHFDLANNYGPPPGSAEQTFGSILKADFGAYRDELIISTKAGYGMWEGPYGDFGSKKYLVSSLDQSLKRMGLDYVDIFYHHRPDPNTPLEETMAALDLIVRQGKALYVGLSNYKPEQTREASRILKQLGTPCLIHQPSYSMINRHVEDGLLDVLEEEGIGSIVFSPLAKGMLSDRYLNGIAPDSRAAGPSVFLRPEEITDELIVKLRKLNEMAAGRGQKLSQMALAWVLRGGRVTSALIGASKVSQIEDAVQALAVAHFTDEELALIDQILQ
- a CDS encoding AraC family transcriptional regulator, whose amino-acid sequence is MAVFQYNPERPFRDGPDMYLLYWGKEACKPCHLIGPIVRENFKLHFIHKGKGTVKVAGKTYTLTAGQAFLIYPQVLISYESDEKDPWTYSWIGFFGEQAAQIIARTSITPENPVFPMDMKLMPTLYDQLTEAVSHQASSDLRLQAILYEFLSLLVELVPLTESNSSNAARKQEAYIHRSMEFLHAHYSERITMEQLADVLGLDRKYLSFLFKEAVGMPPQQYLLNYRMNKACELLGKGIYSISEVARSVGYQDALLFSKMFKKVKGTPPRNFE
- a CDS encoding HPr family phosphocarrier protein, translating into MKSHDTLTKQNGFNVLFAKEFTTLASSFESEIRVIWQAKNIISDGKSILGLMALDIMKGTPIKLTAEGPDEDQAIEKLAALFEGHE
- a CDS encoding MFS transporter; amino-acid sequence: MSANQTASGVQDDAYHKVRWSERIGYGFGDAASNLIFTGAATFLTYYYTDVMGLAAGAIGTMMLIARILDAFLDVGVGALVDKTKNKHGKARPWLLWMMVPFAASGVLLFTFPDVGPGGALVYAYVTYLLMNFIYSFINIPYGVLNSLVTQDGYQRSVLNIVRMLGALAGAIGVSFATQPLVKAFGGGEKGWILTFTIYGVLSLIMFFITFKSTRERVKPSVSQKEIPFKQGLGALFRNKYWAIMLLFAVTVYTNYGMNGLNIYYAQYMLNDAELLGLLSFAGLIPIAVGLFLIAPLIKKYGKRNVALVGSFIMILGSLIILMDPTNVTFVIVGLVVKALGMTPILGTIFAMLADTVEYGEWKTGVRTEGLVYSAGSFGTKAGSGLGAAIIGWGLAIGGYIGGQETISSSASSAIHFMFIYLPIILGVLQMVILYFHKLDKLYPQIVAELKAVKKA